A window of the Hordeum vulgare subsp. vulgare chromosome 5H, MorexV3_pseudomolecules_assembly, whole genome shotgun sequence genome harbors these coding sequences:
- the LOC123399532 gene encoding uncharacterized protein LOC123399532: protein MYAKGFPNFNLAQAAALLRKKGLLGVKMDSPKVNKKSSPKVVKQRAQWSLGLEKGLVEILMEHDTPYHRGQNGWSKETWNLMVTKFHAKHKHVKFSKSQIQDKEKELKREYRMLKEARKQSGVRWDDKRCMIEADTDLWDNLMISYPSIGKFKKKSFPLFDSLGELYDGHTAEGTYSFTSIAQPSQIDEDFEDEIEVEEVKESDDLEMMNQVQHDEDDLQILDQMDVAHRKEDVNPSEEVGRTMAGTMAGSGKMPQKKPKKEKRKNSGDVIAGAL from the exons ATGTACGCAAAAGGATTTCCCAATTTCAACTTGGCGCAGGCTGCTGCGTTATTAAGAAAGAAAGGACTTCTTGGTGTTAAAATGGATTCACCAAAGGTTAACAAAAAGAGTTCTCCAAAAG TTGTGAAACAAAGAGCACAATGGAGTTTGGGACTTGAAAAAGGTCTGGTGGAGATACTTATGGAGCACGATACTCCTTACCACCGAGGGCAAAATGGATGGAGCAAGGAAACTTGGAACTTGATGGTGACAAAATTCCATGCAAAACACAAGCATGTGAAGTTCTCGAAGTCTCAAATtcaagataaggagaaggagctcaaaaGAGAATATAGGATGTTAAAAGAAGCCCGAAAGCAAAGCGGTGTTCGCTGGGATGACAAAAGATGTATGATCGAAGCTGACACCGACCTTTGGGACAATCTGATGATT TCATATCCAAGTATCGGGAAATTCAAGAAGAAATCTTTTCCTCTCTTTGACTCGCTAGGAGAACTCTATGATG GGCATACAGCTGAGGGTACCTACAGTTTCACATCAATTGCACAACCATCACAAATTGACGAAGACTTTGAAGATGAAATAGAGGTTGAGGAAGTAAAAGAAAGTGATGACTTGGAGATGATGAATCAAGTGCaacatgatgaagatgacttgCAAATTCTGGATCAAATGGATGTTGCACATAGGAAGGAGGATGTCAATCCAAGTGAAGAAGTGGGTCGTACAATGGCTGGTACAATGGCTGGTTCAGGAAAGATGCCCCAAAAGAAACCCAAGAAGGAGAAGCGCAAGAACAGTGGTGATGTGATTGCTGGAGCATTATAG